One Gossypium arboreum isolate Shixiya-1 chromosome 13, ASM2569848v2, whole genome shotgun sequence genomic window, ACATAACTTAAACATTAAGAGTAAGTTTATGAAAGGATTTAACAAAAGAAGAGCACCACAGAAGATAAAAAGTACTATAGAGGCCCTTGAATTAGGAGTCAAATTGTATTTTGCCTATTTTACTCGAAAAATAGATATATTAGTCCCTGTATGTTAGATCAAAAAGCAAATAGAtccattttgttaaaaatttcatccatttctgcTGTTAAAAACAAGTGTGACTAATAAAATAACCAAACAATTACGCATGGCGTGCTACATGTACCTCACGCCAACATATAGTGAGACCAGTGTTTAACTATAgaaattgattaaatttttaacaaaaagatcagtttactctttgatttaatgtacaataattaatttgcccatttttttgagtaaaagaaaacaaaatgcaATCCAACTCCTAGTACAAGGGTCTTTATGGTACTTTTACCCATCACAGAACTGCTCTATAACACAAACATTTGACTGTGAAAATAAAGTTGAAATCGTTCGAAAATTAGTAGACTTTTGTCATATGATTTCACATAGTGTAAATTGCATTTTCGGGAATATCAAGATGTATGCTACCGCAACACCAGGTATATGTTCTATGAAAACAAGAGAAAGGAAACTCCGAATATGCTACTTTCCAGCTTCCACTCAACCAAACATAATGTTAATTACCACGAAACCCCAGTCGAGTTTTTAAGCTCTTGTCTAAGAGAAAAACTACTATTAATTGACTAGGAATGTACCTAATTTATTTTGCAATGATGAAGATTTTCAGTTGCCTTGGAACagaacaattaattaaattactaaCCGGTCATCACATATTCGGGAGCAGCATATCCATATGTGCCCATCACTCGTGTTGACACATGAGTTTTGTCTCCCATCGGTCCCTCCTTTGCGAGTCCAAAGTCCGAGAGCTTTGCATTGAAGTCCTACATGTTACAATGCATATTtagaaataaaaactaaaacttCCAAAGATCTAGTCATATGTGATCATATACCAGTTTATTATTCTTCCTCGGTAAAAGTAACATAGAAGCCCCTGTACTAGGAGTTGGATTGCATTTTACTCCCTTTACTAAAAAAATTGGTAATTTAGTCTCTGTACGTTAAAACAAGGAGCACATTGAtcctttctattaaaaattgTATCCATTTGTATGGCTAAAAACTTGCATGGTTGATGGAATAACTGACCAGTAACATGCACATCATGTTAATATACAAGGACCAATTTTTAACAAaagaaattgatagaatttttaaGAAAATGACTAGTTTGCTCCTTGATCTAGCTTATAAGAACTAATTTGCCACTTTTTTAGTAGAGGAAGCAAAATACAATCCAACTCCTAGTACAAGAGCCTCTATGGTACTTTTACCGTCTTCCTATTCATAAAGATCCCATAAATAGCATGCACTCGATAATTTACAGCCAACCGATGAATAACATAGAAATGATGACTAACCTCATCTAGCAAGATGTTTGATGTCTTGAAATCACGGTATATGATGGGTCGTTCTGCATCATGGAGAAAAGCAAGACCTTTTGCAGCATCTAAAGCAATCTTCATTCTTTTTGACCATGTCAAACTACAACCAACCCCTAACAACcaataataaatacagtaaatAAAAAATGCTTCCATTTTTTGTATAGCCGAAAGTGTACACGGTACTTGCATCATCTCAATCCGCTTGCAGACGTGTTAATGCATATGTTGTTATCTAAAAGCTTCATAGTGTAATTTATATCGTAAACGTAGACTTCAAATAACTTTTTTTCCCTTCTACTTACTCCGAAAAAGATGTTTTTCGAGGCTTCCACTGGCCATGTATTCATAGACAAGCAGCCGATGTTCATCCTCACAGCAATATCCAATTAGCTTCACGAGATTTGGATGGCTAAGTTGCCCTAAATAGTTGACTTCAGCCTGCAAAAACAAAGATTGAGGTACAAACTACAAAAAGATCTTGAACATTTATTCTAAATGATGAAAGAAAGGAAGGTACACAATAATCTAACATATCAACTTGATAAAAGTTCTTTTTCAGGTCCCATTTATTGCTTGACTAATTGTTGTTGAATCATGTATGTATCCATAAAATGAGAAATAGTAACATAAACAGCTGTTTCTAGATGAAATATTTctcaaatataaaataatatgaaaaaccagatcaatcttttaaaattttgtatatgcCTAACGGGTTAAAGTACATGGGAGGTCCCTGTACTATAAGGACTAGATCAAATTAGTCACTttattattaaatggatcaatttagtgcttatactattaaaaagaatcaaagaaaTCCAAATTGTAAAAGAGTTAACATCTACTGTATAAAAAATGTcttgaaaattatttttctcaattGCAATTTAATTCCAGACAAAAGATTTCATCTACAAAACCATAAAAACTTCAAAGATATTAACTCTGTTAAACaataaatgatattttaaatagtaaatactattaaatgatatttttaaatgatatttgatTCTTTTAAAATAGTACAGAAATcaaattgatccatttaatagTAGAGGTACTAATTTGATCAGGTCCATATAATAGAGGGACCTCTCAAGTACATTCACCAgcctaaaaatatatacatacctaTATAACACATTAATTTAATGCTTAAACAATACTTCTTTTTTTATCTAACCCAAGGCAGCTATCCTAAgtcaacaaaaacaaaaattaacagACTTGAAAGACTATGTATGCATATATGTAGATATGAAACAACACCACTTCAAATTAAAAGAACTACATGAAGAAGCCGATTAAACTATACAAGGAGATTACCAGCCATTCTCTGTCACCTTGGAATCCGTCGGGATTAAGCTCCTTCACAGCAACAGCTGTAGATTTGTAAGCAGGTCTCACATTCCCATCTATTACTCCTTTGTAAACAACCCCAAAGCCACCATCACCGAGAATATAGTCTGGCCGAAATTGCTTTGTAGCTAACCTCATCTCTTGATATGAGAATATGTCAACATTGCTATATCCGGGATTCTGCCGTAGATCTTTGACATCCTTAGCCGTCAAAGCAATGAAGCTTGGGGTTTTGGTTATAGGTGAGTTCGCCATTTCCTGGTTTCTTGAGGATGCAGAAGTTTTATGTCCTCCATCTGAAGTTGTTCATAATAAAGAAATATTGCAAGCATGGAACATCAACATCCATCTTATTCAATAATTCCATAATGCGGATTAGAAAAGATTGGTCACACATGACATAAATGAAAACAACTTTGAGTTCAACCTTCTACAGGTTGTTCAAATTCTACCTAAACAATTAGGCTTTGCTTgataagatgaaaagaaaataaaaaaagatcGTAAATGGAAAAACTAGAAAAGTAGAATGATAGAAAATATACTTTTTATTCTATTCATTACTTGATAGAATTGAAAAATGAGATggaaagaatataaattttaaaaaattaatacattTAAATAACATCTCTCTCATGTTCTCTCCTATTAACATTTTAATTTGAAACAATTTACTTTTTTGCattaaaattgttgaatggaGGCCGACTCTTTATGGGAAAATCTTCAAAGTATAATCTGTCGGGAGCCAACGAATCCCTCAATAGATCGTATTGTCCCTAGACAAGTTTTTCTCTCCTGATTCTACAAAGAGCCTGAATGCTTAAGGCAGCAAGTTAATAGGGCAAGAGCACCTCATAAGATTGGACCATACATGGTGTACAACCACCTACCAAGGGGACATGAGCATCCGTGCTTAGTAGTTTTTGAACCCATGCACCTTAAATGGCAACAATGGGCAAGTATGTTACCACTTGATCCTGCCTGAGGCAGTCGGGCTCTCCGCAGAATTAGGAGACAAAACTTTGACCGAGAATAATCCTGACTTGTTGAGGAATTTGTCGGCCTCCCCTCAACAATAATAAAAGAGGATCATGATTCTCTCACTTTTCCACTCAAaagttcattttcttttcttttctccattctCCTTTTCCGTCCTTCTCTCTTTCCCACTCAACCAAACACACCCGTACCGTCATGATTCTCTAGTTCTCTGCAAtagattttagttttttttttttttttcaaatgtaCGGCGTATAACAAGTTGtgaactaaattatgaaaaacAAACCCGcaatcatcttgattaaaatcttCCACACTACAACTCTCCAATTTAACACCATTTCACAAAATTGCAACCTCAAATGAATCACAATCACAAATCAAAACCAGAAAACGCCATCTGTGAACATTGAACAATGTAAAAAGCCTAATAAACTTCTACCAATCAACACACAAAGTTCCAAATAGAACAACAACACCGAGAGCAGGGAAACGAAGTAAAAAGAAAACACAAAGAAAACCAAACCACCATAAAAGCATAAAAACATAAGCATAATACTTAAAACAAGAGTTGAAAATCACAAGAAGTGTAACCTGGAGGGTTGCTGAGAGATCGGTCCGGCTCTTCTTCAATGCTAAAACAAGTCCCCATTAATCCGAcccaaactttaaaaattaatctAAATTCGGATTTTTACCCAACCCATTGCTCAATATCACATTATAGTTTATAGGGGCATCTTATCTCGTTCTAAAAGAAGTAAAATCTTAGTCAATGGGATCAGATCTAAGACCGAATCTCAGCCAGAAAATGCAGCGATCCAATTTTACCAAAAAGGGAAACCAACACAAAGCAAATGGGGAATCAATAATACCCCAAAAActatgattaaaaaaaaaaaaggaggaatTGTGAGATTAAGTTTACTCTGAAGAGTTACCAGTATTATTCTTTGGGGGCGGTTGGATTGGGTAAATATCATACAAGGGACACGTAATTACATGGGTTCCTATTCATGTCtgaatttaaaatattctttttaaaaCATGTTAGTGGAAAACTGTTTTTAAAAGTTAGATTTAGCGTGATAATGCCCTCCTGATAATAATCAAtcgacattttatttttatataaaacataaattttaaatatttttaaataattaacataaagtatttgtaaattttaatttaaatatgtataaattatattttagatattaaaataaaataaatttcaatataaaaataatagtatattcaatataaatattatacatTAGATATTTAAGTGTTAAAAATGTTATTTATTCCAATAAAAAAGTTATTCCGCTCAAATGTGTTTTTCTAAATGCAAAAGTTAAAAAAGAAAAACTACAAATTTTAGATTGCTTAATAATTCATTTGTCATCTGAGTTTgacattatttttttaatatgatatttgtgttatttttattcaatttaatactgtttttaataaaaaaattatatattttaatatctaaagataataatattaattttttaatattcagTCCGATATTAAAGTTGATTTGATAAATTATTCACTTAATTCCAGAAAATATAACAATAGCCTTTAAGtatgtataaatttatttaattttatttgttagATTAATTGGTCAACGATAGATTTATTCTTTTGTTAGATACATTGCCATAAAtactaatattaaaatattattgaaaatagACCAACCAAAAAAAGATTGTATCCAGGCACAGGGAGGCTGGCAGATATGGTAcccaaatttttaattattattttacaataaattttaatttctcctTTAGAATATGTTTGGAATTTTAAATTGTATGTTTGAATTTTAACGTTGCTTTTCTAGTCCAATGGGTTTGGAGGTTATTTTCTAATTCAGATACTTTTTGGGCTCATCTACTTTCCCTCATCTTCGTGCTTAGAGTTTGCAATGCTAAATTCTTAAACTCGAATTTGGAGAAGCATTCAAGAGGGGTATCAACTTGCTCAAAAAAGGTCTTCAATGAAACATAGGTAGTGGTCATGACATTATGATTTGGCACAATCAATGGGTCCTTGTGTCCTTGATTTGTTATCTTTATGATTATTCACTTTCTTTTGAGATAAACTTTGTTATGGTTAAAGGTTTGATTGATTCTGTATGAGAGATCTTGAAAGCATGATGTTCTTCAATCTTGTTTTAGCCAAAAGAAATGAGAGGCTATTAAGAAAAACCTTATTCAATCTTCAATCGTTAAAGATAAACTTATGTGACATTTTTCGAAAAATGATTCTTACAATGCACTTTTTTTAGTACCACTGGCTCATCTCTCGACCTCTCTTATATTGCCTTGGACCATCTAATGTGGCAtcaaatattgaaaaaaaaatcatttaaagagCTCGCCATAATGCAATTGCTAccaaaaaaaattttgagtttgcAAAATCTGGggttttatttaaaaatagagaGCCGTAGCgattttttttagttaagtgTGATCAGACaccttaaaaaaataatttaggtctacgttgaatttaaaaaaaaaaaaaaagaaaattcaaaagtcAGTTACACGTAGGGAAAATTATAACACGACAACAactcccaaaattggtaccatGTTAATTTACACCATTTTCAAaagaaattcaaattttaaaaatgagaaaTATAATGTTTAAttgttgtaacggcctaattttcagtggtgtcggaaatggtgatttgagatcactaaattcgacaaataagattgaacaagatagtaatttaatatttatgagtcaagtaagaatttagaagaatttgtgaaatggtgaaattagtgaattaaaagaatttattaggtcaaacgggtcaaaaatgaggtatcgagacctcaaagttgaaaatcgagctataaatatttttataaatatttatggagtgtcattgagtttgtattaaagtttcgttagaaaattttaacgtttggatggctaattaattgaaaaggattaaattgaaaatagcacaaaatttgttaaattgtgagtaaatagcttaagtatttaaaaagatggatttaaagagcaattagacccaaaggttaatggctggacggtttgggtatgaaataagcaagaaaacaatgtgaacaagggcaaaattggaaatagataaaagttaatagttaaataatgatgtaattgaaaaatctagacattttcttcataatttctcagccaaaacgccatagaaggtctggagaaatctggttttcatatttttacatcatgtgagtctaattcttgcttttcttgataattttatgttttatgacttttacaattaggtccacttgtagaattcattagtttttgattttatgggtgaaattggaagttaccctggatgtataagggaattttatgatgaattattatgaaatttaagttctaatttcatattaaggtggttttattaagtgattttgataggaaatgatatttaggacctaattgtgaaaaagttgtgaattgaaggttgctgttgaaattcagaatataaaaggttttgaaatagtttataatgataaaataaagtgttaattgagaaaaattagttcaattgatgggtgaattgagtagggactaaattgtgaaaactgtaaattttggggtaaaagtgcaatttcgaaatttgaacagcataaattgtgaagtgaaatagaaatcaaataaatgctaatgagtagaaatattttatattatagatcaagaatccaaagaagaacgaggaaaagaaaaagttatgaatagtcccaaaatttcaatatcttctacaaattagccgggtaagttcatatgattgaaattagatgtttatttgtgaatgattgaagtatataatgtgttattatatactgaatttgttgtgggattgtgtagattttgttaatgaaagaataaatgtggaaatgcaaattaggaaaaacgcaggattgagtacgttcagtatcgtgacgtgtgatgaattgattggataagaccatggttgttccatggcaaagtgtgaaatgtaggtatggtatcatccatactgagttgtgaaatgtaggtatggtattatccatcttgaacatgaaatgtaggtatggtattatcaaatccatcttgagttaagaaatgtaggtatggcatttcccataccgagttaaaaaatgtaggtatggtatttcaatgaggaaaaccatactgagttgtgaatcgtggcattgagcaacgacgtactcaatttcgtaagccgtttcctaatttgattataagaaataaagagaagtgatccaaatgaaagagattgagtagttattcttgttgagctcaactatgtgaattattataacaatggttgtgaatcgcaggaaactttagtaaatgttttggtattgtttggaaatattatgtttggtaagcattacttttaacctatgaacttactaagcttcaataagcttacttgtgtgtgtttaatatttttatgtagattgacttgaagtgaagtgggtagatcggatcaacacaacaaagcacactatccagatcaattcggtagcttttgttttatgtttgaagatttatatggcatgtatagagtttgaatgaattgaagtaaagatgttataaactagttaacaatatttgtactaaaatagttttcggtaagtagcagtagtttgactttgaaaaatcactaaaaatagtataaatggaattaaataatgaataaattatggaatctaatctcgatgagtctattttcatatggaagaagcaaaacaggtatatgagctatattttatgagatgtttaaatttttgtgaaacagggccagagcaatttctggatcccctgttctgactttggaaattcaccataaattttacaaagataattagaagtcatactttatatgtacagattccttattgagtctattttattagagacaaacggcatagttattgaagctctgtacagagagatatctgattcgtaatacacaaaggtcaaagtagtcaaaccctgaaacaggggagattttaaataataaactgtactaattggcttgaccaaaaattctagaaaaaaattggtaagtagatatatgagtataaatttagagaaaatttacggatttagatttcgagttttataactcgagatatgaattatttagcaactatgacacagttggacagcttgtctggaaagtgtgatataaattgtttgaatttgtttaagtgctcaaataagtttagtaatgcctcgtgctcgactccggcgacggtctcgggtaaagggggcgttacatttattggtatcagagcttcggtttagccgattctcggaatatgtatgatgtgaaaagtatctagaattacatgccatataaatctgtgatagtgtgctgtgtatgatccgatctaatccttgtttttattatagattatcttcgatttgaaaagatgtcaGATAGACCAGAACAAACTGAGTAAGAAGAAGTTAATAGCAGAGTACAAACCtctgaacaaggaacaagtagtgaagctcCAATTTCATTGATGCaagaacaagaactcaaaaatatgatttatggattcatgaatcagtggtataatgagaatgtgcgagaaagaaatcagactccgcaacctcctccccctatctcaacatctgtagtacccccggttgctcctccacctcctccgataactgaatctagcaaaagaacaccaattgaaaaactcagaaagtttggagctgaagaatttcgagggagatcggacgatgatccggttaaagcagagtattggttaaagagtttggagagttttaagcagatgatgtgttctccggaggATTATTTGGGATGTGCGTTtcgctattgaaagaagaagcgtataattggtgggaaaccattgaggcggtggtactgcagataaacttacaggaattcttccaaaacgaatttaagaagaagtatgtgggaaagagatatttagataagaagagagagaatttcttgatcttcgacaaggAATAAAACAatggcgaatatgaaagagaatttgtgtatctcaagagatatgctcgggatgttgtaccgacagaggaagaaatgtgcattagatttgaagaagggcttaatgatgaaatcgaatgatgattggaggtacagagattcggAATTTGTGATTACatcgatcgagctcaaaagatggaagaagtgtataacaaaaagatgcaaagagaaagaagaggtaaagaggtatacaaaagaagtttctctagaccaacttcgactttttcgCCAAAAAGTTCGAAATGATTACGTCGACTGTTATAATCCCGGAACGATCGAATAACAGTAAAATgactcaacaagatgtcggagtaactaagaaaccagcagctagtgttagtagtgtgcaaaatattccgagacttagatgtaaaaattgtggtagatttcatattggtgagtgttggggaagagccggagcttgctataaatgtggtggaactgatcattttattcgggactgtcctcaattattaaaagaagatagagaacaaggggagaagcaagcaaatactcctcaGAAAGGTAAACGTTCAGGTCAAAGTAGTGCTACTAGGACTGTTCATTCGGGAACGAGAGATCTGCATGACCGATCGAGACAAGAGTACTGCGCGTACATATGCTATCCgcaagggaagaagcttcgctccggatgtgatagtggtaatttctatcttttgatgattctgtatgctttaattgatcccggatctacacattcatatatttgcactttgcattagtgtcgaaaagaaaatgactattg contains:
- the LOC108465258 gene encoding probable serine/threonine-protein kinase PBL17 produces the protein MGTCFSIEEEPDRSLSNPPDGGHKTSASSRNQEMANSPITKTPSFIALTAKDVKDLRQNPGYSNVDIFSYQEMRLATKQFRPDYILGDGGFGVVYKGVIDGNVRPAYKSTAVAVKELNPDGFQGDREWLAEVNYLGQLSHPNLVKLIGYCCEDEHRLLVYEYMASGSLEKHLFRRVGCSLTWSKRMKIALDAAKGLAFLHDAERPIIYRDFKTSNILLDEDFNAKLSDFGLAKEGPMGDKTHVSTRVMGTYGYAAPEYVMTGHLTARSDVYGFGVVLLEMLLGRRAMDKSRPSREHNLVEWARPLLIRNKKLMRILDPRMEGQYSARTAMKVANLAYQCLSPNPKGRPVMNQVVELLETFQTKARDEETMINSGGSGITLYEAPSKSSPHSGNPARSESHRETSAAQGSKLENERSKSELPKEVDLYDPPSFEAEEPTKG